Proteins found in one Aspergillus chevalieri M1 DNA, chromosome 2, nearly complete sequence genomic segment:
- the MDM31 gene encoding mitochondrial distribution and morphology protein (BUSCO:EOG092615Y4;~COG:S;~EggNog:ENOG410PFEP;~InterPro:IPR012571;~PFAM:PF08118;~TransMembrane:2 (o238-269i700-720o);~go_component: GO:0005743 - mitochondrial inner membrane [Evidence IEA];~go_process: GO:0000001 - mitochondrion inheritance [Evidence IEA];~go_process: GO:0007005 - mitochondrion organization [Evidence IEA]) has translation MAGNFGRRLYSNLWEAANPLIGRALRTSRSPFFSDTPNPTQFSCEFLFKRQTRYASSLPPRRTTQITRRFASGGFFALGVSPSSPAVETGATCAINPDKLLPHRRYNFDRKLRNLAGSVWKRGLHTNKDDRLKPETPKDPSFKPDSNKSDSANLDRTGDEIQKNPQTEKSTYGHQLGSLNRHLIDRLPHMPHIPHLQRPTKEELLAAATGFWSRLKVRFKWFSIRSVRPFNLDEIAALFSWVFLGHVVWVVLGTTTFFSLLIIAINTVFAQETLARWIGNYLTKSSGVKVVFESAIVPKWKDGVITFKNVFVSRRPGQGTGDVSKGSSKTAAAVAAAAALSEQPTADASDQRTMSDEEDTNYTQFDISIESVNVTLSFTKWINGKGLLRDVDVKGIRGVVDRRHVHWSDVNLDPKSYRHEHHPGDFEIDRFKMDDVLVTIYQPDNFRPFSVSIFSCDLPQLRKQWLFYDFLSANMMSGSFDNSLFTIHPRQTHGFTGAQLGNGLEEDGKPSPWKKHSRIRIDGLNIDHLNRGVQGPFSWIHEGTVDIVADIMFPAENDESLTKVMTDLYDRLEATVTSNRYDPASPDADVFKEDAAKEDRRFLVTDLRIHLNNARAVVPIFTRDLSYINNALIRPIVAYINSRRTFIPVNCRLVKRVGDFDGSWTTFDSGLMDDLSAAAYDGFARDVVDDQARKRRFKKVGFWSLQLAAQAIFMGMAGNIA, from the exons ATGGCAGGCAATTTTGGACGCAGGTTATACAGTAACCTCTGGGAGGCAGCAAATCCATTAATCGGACGTGCTTTACGGACAAGTCGCTCACCGTTCTTCTCTGATACACCGAACCCGACCCAATTCTCATGCGAATTCCTTTTCAAGCGTCAGACCAGATACGCATCATCGTTGCCTCCTCGAAGAACGACGCAAATCACAAGAAGATTTGCTTCTGGGGGCTTCTTTGCCCTTGGTGTTTCACCTAGCTCGCCGGCAGTGGAGACTGGAGCGACGTGTGCAATTAATCCCGACAAATTACTACCGCATAGAAGATATAACTTCGATAGAAAACTTCGCAATCTCGCAGGAAGTGTCTGGAAGCGAGGACTACATACAAACAAGGATGACCGGTTAAAACCAGAGACTCCTAAAGATCCCTCTTTTAAGCCAGACAGTAACAAGTCTGACTCAGCAAACCTAGATCGGACTGGAGATGAAATCCAGAAAAATCCTCAAACGGAGAAATCCACCTATGGGCACCAACTGGGATCATTGAACCGCCATCTTATCGACCGCTTGCCGCACATGCCGCACATTCCGCATCTGCAACGGCCCACAAAAGAAGAACTTCTAGCGGCAGCAACTGGTTTTTGGTCCAGGCTCAAGGTACGATTCAAGTGGTTTTCGATTCGAAGTGTTCGGCCTTTCAATCTGGACGAAATCGCAGCCCTCTTTTCATGGGTCTTCTTAGGCCATGTGGTTTGGGTAGTCTTGGGAACAACTACTTTCTTTTCATTGCTTATCATTGCGATAAATACTGTTTTTGCTCAAG AAACCTTGGCTAGGTGGATAGGTAACTATCTTACGAAATCATCTGGTGTGAAAGTCGTCTTCGAATCTGCTATTGTGCCCAAATGGAAGGATGGTGTCATCACTTTCAAGAATGTATTCGTCTCGCGACGACCTGGACAGGGAACTGGGGATGTCAGCAAAGGCTCGTCGAAGACAGCCGCCGCAGTGGCTGCAGCTGCCGCTCTCAGCGAACAACCGACTGCCGATGCGTCTGACCAGCGAACGATGTCCGACGAGGAGGATACGAACTATACACAGTTTGACATATCCATCGAATCAGTCAATGTGACACTGTCTTTCACTAAGTGGATAAACGGAAAGGGCCTTTTGCGTGACGTTGATGTTAAGGGCATCCGAGGAGTCGTTGACCGTAGACATGTGCATTGGTCAGACGTCAACTTAGACCCCAAGTCCTATCGGCACGAGCATCACCCTGGGGATTTCGAAATTGATCGATTCAAAATGGATGATGTACTGGTCACAATCTACCAACCCGATAATTTCCGGCCATTCTCTGTCAGCATATTCTCCTGCGATCTTCCTCAGTTAAGGAAGCAATGGTTGTTTTATGATTTTCTATCGGCGAACATGATGTCAGGGTCATTCGATAACTCTCTCTTCACTATTCATCCGCGACAAACCCACGGTTTCACTGGCGCACAGTTGGGCAACGGTCTGGAGGAAGACGGCAAGCCGAGTCCGTGGAAGAAACACAGCCGGATCCGTATCGATGGGTTGAATATAGACCATTTGAACCGTGGAGTACAGGGACCATTCTCATGGATACATGAGGGAACTGTTGACATTGTCGCGGACATCATGTTCCCGGCGGAGAATGATGAGAGTTTGACCAAGGTAATGACTGATCTCTATGATCGGCTGGAGGCAACAGTCACATCCAACCGGTACGACCCTGCATCGCCCGATGCAGATGTTTTCAAGGAAGACGCTGCAAAGGAAGACCGACGATTCCTAGTCACCGACCTTCGAATTCATCTCAATAATGCCAGAGCCGTGGTCCCTATCTTTACACGGGATCTTTCCTACATTAACAACGCGCTTATACGGCCCATTGTCGCGTACATCAATTCTCGACGGACCTTTATCCCAGTCAATTGCCGCCTTGTCAAACGTGTTGGAGACTTTGATGGCAGTTGGACCACATTTGACAGTGGTTTGATGGACGACCTCTCTGCCGCG GCGTATGATGGCTTCGCGCGAGATGTGGTAGACGACCAAGCGCGCAAACGACGTTTCAAGAAAGTTGGATTTTGGTCACTCCAACTTGCCGCCCAGGCTATTTTTATGGGAATGGCTGGGAATATTGcatga
- the PNO1 gene encoding pre-rRNA-processing protein PNO1 (BUSCO:EOG09264SQJ;~COG:A;~EggNog:ENOG410PG9H;~InterPro:IPR004087,IPR039912,IPR036612;~go_function: GO:0003676 - nucleic acid binding [Evidence IEA];~go_function: GO:0003723 - RNA binding [Evidence IEA]) yields MPAPTALLRRPEEMASTEASTAAPPVPNQDDEVLIDAQDSAENDFSNNPPAEPAQDSEMRIDEEGRPVFTPERNTNSVYRVETRKVPVPPHRMTPLKANWPKIYPPLVEHLKLQVRMNIKNKTVELRTSKFTTDTGALQKGEDFVKAFTLGFDVDDAIALLRLDDLYIQSFELKDVKGSLNGEHIGRAIGRIAGKDGKTKFAIENASRTRVVLADQKIHILGGFKNIHIAREAIVSLILGSPPGKVYGNLRTVASRMKERF; encoded by the exons ATGCCGGCCCCAACAGCACTTCTCAGGCGCCCAGAGGAAATGGCGTCGACGGAAGCCTCAACGGCTGCCCCTCCTGTCCCAA ACCAAGATGATGAAGTTTTGATCGATGCACAAGATTCCGCCGAGAATGATTTCTCGAATAACCCACCCGCAGAACCGGCGCAGGACTCAGAAATGCGCATTGACGAAGAGGGTCGCCCTGTTTTCACGCCGGAGAGGAACACCAACAGTGTATATCGCGTCGAAACTCGGAAAGTGCCGGTCCCACCGCATCGTATGACGCCTCTGAAAGCAAATTGGCCAAAGATATACCCTCCGCTCGTTGAGCATCTGAAGTTACAGGTGCGCATGAACATCAAGAACAAGACAGTTGAACTGCGTACCTCGAAATTTACTACGGACACGGGAGCCTTACAGAAAGGTGAAGACTTCGTTAAAGCTTTTACCCTTGGGTTTGATGTCGACGATGCCATCGCGTTGTTGAGACTGGACGATCTGTACATCCAATCCTTTGAATTGAAGGACGTTAAGGGTTCATTGAATGGTGAACATATTGGCCGTGCAATTGGTCGAATTGCAGGAAAGGACGGAAAGACCAAATTCGCAATCGAGAATGCGAGTCGGACACGTGTGGTTCTCGCAGATCAAAAGATCCATATCCTTGGTGGATTCAAGAACATCCACATTGCTCGGGAGGCTATTGTTAGCTTGATTTTGGGTAGCCCTCCG GGTAAGGTTTACGGTAATCTGCGTACTGTGGCATCACGCATGAAGGAACGTTTCTGA
- the prs3 gene encoding proteasome core particle subunit beta 6 (BUSCO:EOG0926457R;~COG:O;~EggNog:ENOG410PHF4;~InterPro:IPR035202,IPR029055,IPR001353,IPR023333;~MEROPS:MER0005692;~PFAM:PF00227;~go_component: GO:0005839 - proteasome core complex [Evidence IEA];~go_function: GO:0004298 - threonine-type endopeptidase activity [Evidence IEA];~go_process: GO:0051603 - proteolysis involved in cellular protein catabolic process [Evidence IEA]) has protein sequence MTSLMGYQPQNEGVGYSFSQPTSAPIKEHSFYPYTDNGGSTLGISGSDFAILAGDTRSVAGYNINSRYVPKVFRIGGDDETGEGAHILLAVVGFAADGQALKERLDAVVKMYRYQHGKPMSVSACAQRLSTILYQKRFFPYYVQAILAGLDEEGKGALYSYDPVGSYEREQCRAAGSAASLIMPFLDNQVNCKNQYIPGSGEGHALEPKMPEPLPRDTVEQLVRDAFTSAVERHIEVGDGLQMLLVTRNGIEEIYHPLKKD, from the exons ATGACGTCGCTTATGGGTTACCAACCTCAAAATGAGGGTGTCGGATATTCCTTTTCTCAGCCAACCAGTGCTCCCATCAAAGAGCACTCCTTCTACCC GTATACCGACAACGGCGGTTCAACTTTGGGCATCTCAGGTTCCGACTTCGCGATCCTTGCCGGCGATACTCGTTCCGTTGCAGGATACAATATCAACTCTCGCTACGTCCCGAAAGTATTCAGGATCGGTGGTGATGACGAGACTGGAGAGGGTGCTCATATCCTGTTAGCGGTCGTCGGTTTTGCCGCCGATGGTCAAGCTCTCAAAGAACGACTTGATGCCGTGGTGAAGATGTACAGATACCAGCATGGAAAGCCTATGTCTGTGTCAGCGTGTGCACAGCGACTTTCGACTATCCTTTATCAGAAACGATTCTTCCCCTATTACGTGCAGGCCATCTTGGCAGGattggatgaggagggcAAGGGAGCATTGTACAGTTACGATCCTGTTGGCTCGTATGAAAGAGAGCAGTGCAGAGCGGCTGGATCTGCTGCAAGCTTGATTATGCCCTTCCTAGACAACCAAGTGAATTGCAAGAACCAGTACATCCCTGGAAGCGGAGAAGGGCATGCTCTGGAACCAAAGATGCCGGAGCCTCTCCCAAGGGACACAGTTGAACAGCTCGTGCGGGATGCATTCACCAGTGCTGTGGAAAGACACATTGAGGTCGGTGACGGACTTCAGATGTTGCTTGTTACAAGGAACGGGATAGAGGAGATCTACCACCCTCTGAAGAAGGACTAA
- a CDS encoding HCNGP domain-containing protein (COG:S;~EggNog:ENOG410PPRM;~InterPro:IPR012479;~PFAM:PF07818;~go_process: GO:0006355 - regulation of transcription, DNA-templated [Evidence IEA]): MLGLGAYQSSSEDEGENELPLTAPKHETKEQPVQESQVTNVNASKKMEMTPEITTNAEPVGPVFGPSQPQGPHIASGSSSEGPSSPFSTSLALIHDLTLPPVPNLDIPPSPPGSPDPKANVKFAHFLSLKKQGTHFNEKLAGSSSLKNPSLLKKMMSHAGINDEAQYSTSLPPDLWDMSNLPKWGYKEELLQTQQEIRRKMEEKRLPGQRDSIEFVSGASGGTGRMDFPRSKTKANVASRPGQL; the protein is encoded by the exons ATGCTTGGGCTCGGTGCATATCAAAGCAGTAGCGAAGACGAAGGAGAAAACGAACTCCCTTTAACGGCGCCTAAG CATGAGACCAAGGAACAACCTGTTCAAGAATCACAAGTGACAAATGTTAATG CATCAAAAAAAATGGAAATGACCCCAGAAATAACTACAAATGCGGAGCCAGTCGGACCGGTTTTTGGACCTTCGCAACCTCAGGGACCACATATAGCAAGCGGGAGCTCTTCTGAAGGGCCATCTTCTCCCTTTTCAACATCTCTCGCATTAATACACGACTTAACACTGCCTCCTGTCCCAAATCTAGACATACCGCCATCTCCGCCAGGTTCCCCTGATCCTAAGGCAAATGTGAAGTTCGCGCATTTCTTATCATTGAAAAAACAGGGGACACATTTTAATGAGAAGCTTGCCGGCTCCTCTTCACTCAAGAATCCGAGCTTGCTCAAAAAGATGATGAGCCATGCGGGAATAAATGATGAAGCGCAATACTCTACTTCACTACCTCCCGACCTTTGGGATATGTCCAATTTACCGAAGTGGGGTTACAAGGAGGAACTTTTACAAACACAGCAAGAAATCCGTCGAAAAATGGAAGAGAAACGGCTTCCTGGTCAAAGAGATTCTATTGAATTCGTGTCAGGAGCATCTGGAGGCACCGGCCGTATGGATTTTCCAAGATCAAAAACTAAGGCAAATGTTGCCAGTAGGCCTGGTCAACTTTAG
- the pre4 gene encoding proteasome core particle subunit beta 7 (BUSCO:EOG09263XZN;~COG:O;~EggNog:ENOG410PGKS;~InterPro:IPR029055,IPR001353,IPR023333,IPR016295, IPR016050;~MEROPS:MER0001711;~PFAM:PF00227;~go_component: GO:0005839 - proteasome core complex [Evidence IEA];~go_function: GO:0004298 - threonine-type endopeptidase activity [Evidence IEA];~go_process: GO:0051603 - proteolysis involved in cellular protein catabolic process [Evidence IEA]), translating to MNHFPESWGRPRNDIYGPYNPSFLQTTGPKAHTQSPAVTGTSVVAVKFNGGVAIAADNLASYGSLARFTDVKRLRTFGDSAVVGFGGDVSDMQYIDRLLGSIDIKENYSAHGNLLNAKNLHTYLSKVFYKRRSEFNPLWNHVLVAGFDGNGQPFLSSADLLGTTYSAPHLATGFGAHLAVPILRRLFPEEKPIEEVSKEQAVAALKECIKVLWYRDARSLDSYSIAVISKDGIEVKEDEKLEAQSWAFAESIRGYGAQTV from the exons ATGAACCACTTTCCAGAATCCTGGGGTCGA CCCAGAAATGACATCTATGGACCCTACAACCCCTCTTTCCTACAGACCACTGGCCCGAAAGCCCACACTCAGTCCCCCGCCGTGACCGGGACGTCAGTGGTTGCGGTCAAGTTCAACGGAGGCGTCGCGATTGCGGCCGACAACCTGG CATCGTACGGGTCCCTCGCTCGGTTCACCGATGTTAAACGACTTCGAACCTTTGGTGATTCCGCTGTGGTCGGATTTGGTGGTGACGTGTCTGATATGCAATACATCGACCGTCTCCTAGGATCCATTGATATAAAAGAGAATTATTCGGCTCATGGCAACCTGCTCAACGCAAAGAACCTCCACACCTATTTGTCGAAGGTCTTCTATAAGCGCCGTTCTGAATTCAACCCGCTTTGGAATCACGTCCTGGTTGCAGGCTTCGATGGGAATGGACAGCCTTTCCTCAGCTCAGCAGACCTGCTTGGAACTACTTATTCAGCCCCTCATCTGGCGACCGGCTTCGGTGCTCACCTCGCCGTCCCAATTCTTCGTCGACTGTTCCCGGAGGAGAAACCCATCGAAGAAGTCAGCAAGGAGCAGGCAGTGGCAGCTCTGAAGGAGTGTATCAAAGTTTTGTGGTATCGGGATGCGCGGAGTCTCGACAGTTACTCGATAGCAGTGATTTCGAAGGATGGCATTGAGGTgaaggaggatgagaagCTTGAAGCCCAAAGCTGGGCATTTGCTGAGTCGATCAGGGGATATGGTGCTCAAACTGTCtag
- a CDS encoding fumarylacetoacetate hydrolase family protein (COG:Q;~EggNog:ENOG410PGFE;~InterPro:IPR011234,IPR036663;~PFAM:PF01557;~go_function: GO:0003824 - catalytic activity [Evidence IEA]): MPAFSHLIRFLAKDGQVYYGDAILPPGVTDIAKATQARVIKGDIFGQHQVTHQTAEVKLLLAPLAREDIGTVRGLGLNYEQHAKESNLPIPKYPVLFYKPVTSIGGPTDDIPVPYLVQGDEGLDYECELVIVIGKLAKDVPENRALDYVLGYAVGNDVSHRDWQIKRGGGQWALGKSFDGWAPFGPGIVTTDVIRDPNALMISTKLNGQTVQRSSTKDMIFHVAQTVSFLSKGTTLLPGDLIFTGTPQGVGMGRKPQLWLKDGDQVEVSLDNVGSCVNKVVYEKPSPKL; this comes from the exons ATGCCTGCTTTCTCG CACCTGATCCGCTTCCTGGCCAAAGACGGCCAAGTCTACTACGGCGATGCCATCCTCCCTCCCGGCGTGACTGACATCGCCAAAGCGACACAAGCCAGAGTGATCAAGGGTGACATTTTCGGACAACATCAAGTCACGCACCAAACAGCTGAGGTGAAATTGCTTCTGGCCCCTCTGGCAAGAGAAGACATCGGCACCGTGCGTGGTCTAGGGTTGAACTATGAGCAGCATGCGAAGGAGTCCAACCTGCCCATCCCCAAGTACCCTGTGCTCTTCTACAAGCCCGTCACCTCAATCGGGGGTCCTACCGACGACATCCCTGTGCCTTACTTGGTGCAAGGTGATGAGGGACTGGACTACGAGTGTGAGCTGGTTATTGTCATTGGCAAGCTGGCCAAGGACGTGCCTGAGAACCGGGCTTTGGACTATGTGCTTGGTTATGCGGTGGGTAATGACGTCTCGCACCGGGACTGGCAGATCAAGCGTGGAGGAGGGCAGTGGGCCCTGGGTAAGAGTTTCGATGGCTGGGCACCCTTTGGGCCCGGTATCGTGACCACGGATGTAATCCGCGATCCCAATGCTTTGATGATCTCTACCAAACTGAATGGCCAAACTGTCCAGCGTTCGTCGACCAAGGATATGATCTTTCATGTGGCTCAAACCGTGTCATTCTTGTCCAAGGGGACGACTTTGTTGCCCGGAGATCTGATTTTCACCGGAAC ACCCCAAGGAGTGGGCATGGGCCGTAAGCCCCAACTTTGGTTAAAGGATGGAGACCAGGTTGAGGTTTCGCTTGACAATGTAGGATCGTGCGTCAACAAGGTCGTCTACGAAAAGCCATCGCCTAAGCTTTAG
- a CDS encoding succinate dehydrogenase assembly factor 1 (COG:O;~EggNog:ENOG410PRUS;~InterPro:IPR008011;~PFAM:PF05347), with the protein MARLSGLQRDVLSLYRKCLREIRRKPVESRDNFRTYARAEFQKNILVGKKDFTAIEYLLRKGHRQLEMYSSPGIRNIR; encoded by the exons ATGGCCCGATTGTCAGGTCTCCAACGAGACGTCTTATCTCTTTACCGGAAATGTCTGCGGGAAATCCGGAGAAAGCCTGTG GAGTCACGAGATAATTTCAGAACATATGCTAG GGCGGAATTCCAGAAGAATATCCTTGTCGGCAAAAAAGACTTCACCGCGATCGAGTACTTATTGCGCAAAGGCCATAGGCAGCTCGAGATGTATTCGTCTCCAGGAATTCGCAATATTCGATAA
- a CDS encoding Hsp20/alpha crystallin family protein (COG:O;~EggNog:ENOG410PNWV;~InterPro:IPR008978,IPR002068;~PFAM:PF00011,PF17886), whose product MAFFPHYTTNLSPLFYLLDDDDYDVHRSTYPKHNYNHKQHHNRRQLSPVRYFSPNFDVREVNDAYYLDGELPGVDQNNVDIEFSDPQTLVIKGRVERNYNNLNSMDEENQQKEEQSSETISNKSYQATVENEDEDEANYSSPVATPTYSEKFVAEETQKPAYKYRNSERAVGEFRRVFNLPTRVDQDAVRAILRNGILSLVLPKEPAPKMKKIRIE is encoded by the coding sequence ATGGCCTTCTTCCCACACTACACCACTAATTTGTCGCCTCTGTTCTACTTGTTGGACGACGACGACTATGATGTCCACCGCTCGACTTACCCAAAGCACAACTACAACCACAAGCAACACCACAACCGCCGTCAGCTTTCCCCAGTTCGTTACTTCAGCCCGAACTTCGATGTGCGAGAGGTGAACGATGCCTACTACCTTGACGGAGAGCTCCCTGGTGTCGACCAGAACAATGTCGACATTGAATTCTCTGACCCTCAGACACTCGTGATCAAGGGTCGAGTAGAGCGGAATTACAACAATCTCAACAGCATGGATGAGGAAAACcagcaaaaggaagaacAATCCTCTGAAACTATCTCTAACAAGTCTTATCAAGCCACTGTCGAAaacgaagacgaggacgaggcGAACTACTCGTCACCCGTGGCGACACCAACCTACTCTGAGAAGTTTGTTGCTGAGGAAACTCAGAAGCCAGCGTACAAATACCGGAATTCCGAGCGTGCTGTTGGCGAATTCCGCCGAGTCTTCAATCTCCCTACAAGAGTCGATCAAGATGCGGTCAGGGCTATATTGAGGAATGGAATCCTCTCTCTGGTGCTCCCGAAGGAGCCGGcaccgaagatgaagaagattcGGATCGAATAA
- a CDS encoding uncharacterized protein (COG:S;~EggNog:ENOG410Q0N1) has product MGSFHSIPSRSGRRRTNRLSKPLTKKVPFLSPISRKSPPKNSNVTSPVLPRSSPRKDPLSSASVPVSPPASNHHDSLPQSLRSAPSQSRSLRRVSGWSESIAEENPEEDRHGLPSPKSSAAASMSRRSSLRPTRRASFQPESLRDVFQPRNSPAQPKRSYSLQSLPQSPRGTIYEDALEEATSSNTYFMVDNQRFSLTRRRSLLTRPGVATRKPSRQSVRRLSPLINQESESPPDGFAEKQTLLQPPFPETEDATMKTISASNSTRPDTPSDFEYTHLGALKLGSLRVVNGSTSPSSSDRTRLNIPGSTSPENSSDDVYTKESMVPNHANSRKLHGHRSSSEDKWKMTSSDTSMFQLSASPDKDDAPGSPFSFERSPTMATFPRHASFLTQEEDEGISLPNETSPIEDGASLLWKAHMRSHNRKRHSQSLAKADSGYSSATSARSSQDKPTRRSTDSQRPGRQSKGSRKVSASCGFEGHGDHVENSLGLNYLAPIRRHSNHQVSRYDRLQQLQPDTPLRSPRFADSTALRHAMSFSRPFGPLSSLEASIKDATEAPIPQRRRAGSIGGRASHSYQNFHALNSPRLSRHQSISFAGSEQRIPGITSVYKTRDYTRFNDADAASCYDRFDYRPQNQPIHRSSTTRAKQTRADMVNEHCHQSNNNMGGKAVLPRHSTDFALRKSNSFLERMEPVQETDYGTLAGGSCGRARNPNIDEQQIKYARPVKRRSLNMPTSPFIFK; this is encoded by the coding sequence ATGGGAAGCTTCCACTCCATCCCAAGCCGATCCGGGCGTCGCCGTACGAATCGTTTGTCGAAACCGTTGACGAAGAAGGTGCCATTCCTCAGCCCTATCAGTCGCAAATCACCGCCTAAGAATTCGAACGTCACTTCCCCAGTATTGCCTCGTTCTTCTCCCCGAAAAGACCCACTGAGCAGTGCTTCTGTCCCTGTCAGTCCGCCTGCGTCAAATCACCATGATTCCCTGCCACAGTCGCTTCGCTCTGCACCATCCCAATCAAGATCACTACGAAGAGTTTCCGGTTGGTCCGAGTCAATCGCCGAAGAAAACCCAGAAGAGGATCGCCATGGTCTCCCAAGTCCGAAATCTAGCGCTGCCGCCTCCATGAGCAGGCGGTCTTCCCTTCGGCCAACCCGAAGGGCCTCTTTTCAGCCCGAATCTTTACGCGATGTTTTCCAACCAAGAAATAGTCCGGCACAACCAAAAAGATCTTATTCACTTCAATCGCTTCCTCAAAGCCCCAGAGGCACCATCTACGAGGATGCACTGGAGGAAGCCACGTCTTCCAACACGTATTTCATGGTGGATAATCAGCGGTTCTCCCTAACTCGACGACGCTCTCTACTCACGCGACCCGGAGTAGCTACAAGGAAACCGTCACGACAATCCGTCAGAAGACTTTCTCCATTAATCAACCAAGAATCCGAAAGCCCACCCGACGGGTTTGCTGAGAAACAGACATTGTTGCAGCCACCGTTTCCCGAGACCGAAGATGCAACCATGAAAACTATATCCGCCTCTAACTCTACCCGTCCAGACACTCCGAGCGATTTTGAGTATACCCATTTGGGTGCGCTCAAGCTGGGCTCTTTACGAGTTGTCAATGGCTCTACGTCTCCGTCTTCCAGTGATCGGACGCGCTTGAATATCCCTGGCAGCACGTCACCCGAGAACTCTTCTGATGATGTATATACAAAAGAGTCGATGGTTCCAAACCACGCCAATAGCCGAAAGCTCCATGGCCATAGGTCAAGCTCTGAAGACAAATGGAAGATGACAAGCAGCGATACGTCTATGTTTCAGCTCTCAGCGTCACCTGATAAGGACGACGCCCCTGGAAGCCCTTTTTCCTTTGAGAGATCACCGACGATGGCGACATTCCCGAGACACGCATCATTCCTTACacaagaagaggatgagggaATATCATTACCAAACGAAACGAGTCCGATCGAAGATGGCGCTAGTCTTCTGTGGAAGGCCCATATGAGGTCTCACAATCGAAAGAGGCATTCGCAATCTCTCGCAAAAGCCGACAGTGGCTACAGTTCCGCTACGTCCGCCCGCTCTTCACAAGATAAGCCTACTAGGAGGTCCACAGACTCTCAACGACCAGGCAGGCAATCCAAGGGGTCTCGCAAGGTCTCCGCCAGTTGTGGATTTGAGGGACACGGAGATCACGTCGAAAACTCCTTGGGTTTGAATTACTTGGCTCCGATTCGACGCCATTCAAACCATCAAGTTTCCAGGTATGATAGATTGCAGCAGTTACAACCGGACACGCCGCTGCGGAGCCCCCGTTTTGCAGATTCTACGGCTCTCAGGCACGCTATGTCTTTTTCTCGGCCTTTTGGGCCGTTGAGCAGCCTCGAGGCCTCTATCAAAGACGCCACCGAGGCGCCAATTCCTCAGAGGCGACGGGCAGGCAGTATCGGAGGCAGAGCGTCCCACTCCTACCAGAACTTTCATGCTTTGAATTCCCCCCGGTTATCACGCCATCAATCGATTTCTTTTGCCGGTAGTGAACAAAGGATTCCTGGGATTACGAGTGTATATAAAACTCGGGACTATACTCGCTTCAACGATGCAGACGCAGCCTCATGCTACGATCGTTTTGACTATCGACCTCAGAACCAACCCATTCACCGATCATCTACGACAAGGGCCAAGCAAACTAGAGCTGACATGGTGAACGAGCATTGCCATCAGTCAAACAACAACATGGGTGGTAAAGCCGTGTTGCCTAGACACAGCACTGATTTTGCCCTGCGAAAATCTAATTCCTTCCTGGAACGAATGGAACCCGTGCAAGAAACTGACTATGGGACTCTAGCCGGAGGGTCTTGCGGCAGGGCCAGGAATCCAAACATTGATGAACAGCAAATCAAATATGCTCGACCTGTCAAACGCCGGAGTCTCAACATGCCCACTTCCCCGTTTATTTTCAAATGA